In Elaeis guineensis isolate ETL-2024a chromosome 1, EG11, whole genome shotgun sequence, a genomic segment contains:
- the LOC105038761 gene encoding sufE-like protein 2, chloroplastic gives MDHAALAIRLLNAMPNPNSSSPFLSTRCRPSRRPLSLSVRCLQTPNPTPAPAPPPTPGSLLPCSAVAAAAQEAPSANLPRLRLRRLVDEFRSLPEPIDRVKRLLAYGSALRPFPEAARVSSNRVVGCTAQVWITATLDDLGRMRFAADSDSEITKGFCSCLISVLDGALPEEVREVTPEDFGDLDVVGMPGRANSRVNTWHNVLISMQKRTKASIVGGKGRPTR, from the coding sequence atgGACCACGCCGCTCTCGCGATAAGGCTTCTCAACGCGATGCCTAACCCTAATTCCTCTTCCCCGTTCCTCTCCACGAGGTGTCGACCATCCCGGAGGCCGCTCTCCCTCTCCGTGCGCTGCCTCCAGACCCCCAACCCCACACCCGCCCCCGCCCCTCCCCCAACCCCCGGCTCCCTTCTCCCCTGCTCCGCCGTCGCCGCCGCCGCCCAGGAGGCCCCCTCCGCCAACCTCCCCCGCCTCCGCCTCCGCCGCCTCGTCGACGAGTTCCGCTCCCTCCCCGAGCCGATCGACCGCGTGAAGCGCCTCCTCGCCTACGGCTCCGCCCTCCGGCCCTTCCCCGAGGCCGCCCGGGTATCCTCCAACCGCGTCGTGGGCTGCACCGCCCAGGTCTGGATCACGGCCACCTTGGATGATCTCGGCCGCATGCGGTTCGCCGCCGATTCCGACTCGGAGATCACCAAGGGGTTCTGCTCCTGCCTCATCTCAGTGCTCGACGGCGCGCTGCCGGAGGAGGTGCGGGAGGTGACGCCAGAGGATTTCGGGGACTTGGATGTGGTCGGAATGCCTGGGAGGGCCAACTCGAGGGTGAACACGTGGCACAATGTGCTGATCAGTATGCAGAAGAGGACAAAGGCGTCGATCGTCGGCGGGAAGGGGAGGCCAACGCGCTAG